A window of the Cynocephalus volans isolate mCynVol1 chromosome 10, mCynVol1.pri, whole genome shotgun sequence genome harbors these coding sequences:
- the LOC134386837 gene encoding serine palmitoyltransferase small subunit A-like translates to MAGMALARAGKHMSWFYDEYLLVTALYMLEPWEWTVFNSMLVSVVGMALYTGCVFMAQHIMAILYYFEIVQ, encoded by the coding sequence ATGGCGGGGATGGCGCTGGCGCGGGCCGGGAAGCACATGTCCTGGTTCTACGACGAGTACCTGCTTGTCACAGCGCTCTACATGCTGGAGCCCTGGGAGTGGACCGTGTTCAATTCCATGCTGGTTTCTGTTGTGGGGATGGCCCTGTACACAGGATGTGTCTTCATGGCCCAGCACATCATGGCGATATTGTACTACTTTGAAATTGTACAGTGA